The proteins below are encoded in one region of Thermoproteota archaeon:
- a CDS encoding 30S ribosomal protein S4e → MGRMGGSRHLKRLAAPGYWPIAKREKVWVVKPRPGPHPMEQGFPLLVVVRDILELATTAREAKRIIFMKKIWVDGKPRYDYKYQVGLMDVISIPDLGKHYRIVPDPFKFLRLVEIPEAESNLKIVKVMGKRTVRGGKIQLTTHDGRNFLLGPDSDTAKSIRVGHSLLIEVPSQEIKQIFPLEVGAVAAMIRGRMAGHIGTIKELAEFIELQDLEDPNLIYRGTSENVLVVGREKPAIKVR, encoded by the coding sequence ATGGGGAGGATGGGAGGAAGCAGGCATCTAAAGAGACTTGCGGCTCCTGGCTACTGGCCTATAGCCAAGCGGGAAAAGGTCTGGGTGGTGAAGCCGAGACCGGGCCCCCATCCCATGGAGCAGGGGTTCCCTCTACTCGTAGTGGTCAGGGACATCTTGGAGCTGGCCACCACGGCTAGAGAGGCCAAGAGGATCATCTTCATGAAGAAGATCTGGGTGGACGGCAAGCCTAGGTACGATTACAAGTACCAAGTGGGTCTAATGGATGTGATCTCAATACCGGACTTGGGTAAGCATTACAGAATAGTTCCTGATCCCTTCAAGTTCCTGAGGCTTGTGGAGATACCCGAGGCAGAATCGAACCTCAAGATCGTCAAGGTGATGGGTAAGAGGACTGTTAGGGGAGGGAAGATACAGCTGACCACCCATGACGGGAGGAACTTCCTGCTGGGGCCTGATTCGGACACGGCTAAATCGATCAGGGTCGGCCACTCTCTACTGATAGAGGTACCATCACAGGAGATAAAGCAGATCTTCCCGCTTGAGGTGGGAGCTGTTGCCGCCATGATCAGAGGGAGGATGGCGGGTCACATAGGCACCATAAAGGAGTTGGCGGAGTTCATCGAGCTGCAGGACTTGGAGGATCCCAACCTGATATACAGGGGAACCTCGGAGAATGTGCTGGTCGTCGGGAGGGAGAAACCAGCCATAAAGGTGAGGTGA
- a CDS encoding 50S ribosomal protein L5: protein MTVELADAIEERWKSNPMLMPKVMAVTLNIAVGRSGEVLLRAGKVLEELTGQKPVQRRAKRTIREFGIRKREPIAVTVTVRGKKALELLDRVADAVDRRIRASAFDEFGNFAFGIKEHIEIPGVRYKADIGIFGMDVIVTMGRAGYRVAKRRIKRARIPRRHRLTREESMAFAEKYLRLKVVSDSE, encoded by the coding sequence ATGACTGTTGAGCTGGCTGACGCCATAGAGGAGAGATGGAAGAGCAACCCCATGCTCATGCCAAAGGTAATGGCAGTGACCCTGAACATAGCCGTCGGCAGGAGCGGGGAGGTACTCCTGAGGGCCGGTAAGGTGCTTGAGGAACTTACCGGACAGAAACCCGTCCAGAGAAGAGCTAAGAGGACCATCAGAGAGTTCGGAATAAGGAAAAGGGAGCCCATAGCCGTCACAGTGACTGTCAGGGGTAAGAAGGCTCTGGAATTGCTGGACAGGGTGGCTGATGCGGTTGATAGGAGAATCAGAGCCAGCGCCTTTGATGAGTTCGGTAACTTCGCCTTCGGTATAAAGGAGCACATAGAGATCCCCGGGGTTAGGTACAAGGCCGACATAGGGATCTTCGGCATGGACGTCATCGTGACCATGGGGAGGGCTGGCTACAGAGTAGCTAAGAGGAGGATAAAGCGCGCAAGGATACCTAGGAGGCACAGGCTGACTAGGGAAGAGTCCATGGCCTTCGCGGAAAAGTACTTAAGGCTGAAGGTGGTGTCCGATAGCGAGTGA
- a CDS encoding 30S ribosomal protein S14 → MAKPRRKVRIKGKGAYVCRRCGRVGRGIIRKYGLYLCRQCFLEVAPLMGWKKYE, encoded by the coding sequence ATGGCGAAGCCGAGGAGAAAGGTGAGGATCAAGGGAAAGGGCGCTTACGTGTGCAGGAGATGCGGGAGAGTGGGGAGAGGCATAATCCGGAAGTACGGTCTCTACCTCTGCAGGCAGTGCTTCTTGGAAGTGGCTCCCCTCATGGGATGGAAGAAGTACGAGTGA
- a CDS encoding 30S ribosomal protein S8 yields MTRLDPLADAMSTLTNASRVGKRETVINIASKLIGKVLRILQEEGYVEEFEYIDDGRAGKYRVRLKGRINKAGVIKPRFSVKKDEFLYWEKMYLPAENVGVIIVSTNQGIMSHREAKKRGIGGVLLAYCY; encoded by the coding sequence ATGACGAGGCTAGATCCATTGGCCGACGCTATGAGTACCCTGACCAATGCCTCTAGGGTCGGAAAGAGGGAGACCGTCATAAACATAGCTTCCAAGCTCATAGGAAAGGTGCTCAGGATACTCCAAGAGGAGGGCTACGTTGAGGAGTTCGAGTACATAGACGATGGAAGGGCCGGGAAGTACAGGGTCAGGTTGAAGGGAAGGATAAACAAGGCGGGAGTCATAAAACCGAGGTTCTCGGTGAAGAAAGATGAGTTCCTGTACTGGGAGAAGATGTACTTGCCAGCAGAGAACGTAGGGGTCATAATAGTCTCCACCAACCAGGGAATCATGAGTCACAGGGAGGCGAAGAAAAGGGGAATTGGAGGGGTCCTCCTCGCTTACTGCTACTGA
- a CDS encoding 50S ribosomal protein L6, with translation MGRFPRVVTQAQEIEVPVVEGVDVEVDGSKVVVKGPKGRLEKKFHEELVEIVKEGDKVKVRVYGKRKFHYAYLGTVAAHIKNMMKGVTEGFSKEMIIVYAHFPMKVEVDEKRKLVVINNFLGEKAPRYAKIVGDTKVRVEGDRIYIEGISKEDVGQTAANIRQATRIKAKDPRVLMDGIYVVK, from the coding sequence ATGGGCAGGTTCCCTAGAGTGGTCACTCAAGCTCAGGAGATTGAGGTCCCTGTGGTAGAGGGTGTTGACGTGGAGGTGGATGGTTCCAAGGTCGTGGTCAAGGGCCCAAAGGGTAGGCTCGAGAAGAAGTTCCACGAGGAATTGGTGGAGATCGTTAAAGAGGGAGACAAGGTCAAGGTGAGAGTCTACGGTAAGAGGAAGTTCCATTATGCTTACTTGGGGACAGTAGCGGCCCACATCAAGAACATGATGAAGGGGGTCACCGAAGGCTTCTCCAAGGAGATGATAATAGTGTACGCCCACTTCCCGATGAAGGTCGAGGTAGACGAGAAGAGGAAACTCGTCGTGATAAATAACTTCCTCGGGGAGAAGGCTCCCAGATACGCTAAGATCGTCGGGGATACTAAGGTGAGGGTTGAAGGGGACAGGATATATATTGAGGGCATATCAAAGGAGGATGTCGGGCAGACGGCGGCCAACATCAGGCAGGCCACTAGAATAAAGGCTAAGGATCCGAGGGTGTTGATGGACGGTATCTACGTGGTGAAGTGA